A stretch of DNA from Vulcanisaeta thermophila:
ATGAGAAATTCGCGCACAGAACAAATGAAGAATTCCCGCATTACTGATCCCACAAACCCACACATCCAATCCTCACCAAGTCCAAAACAATCCTCACGAAAATCCCCACACCGGGTCTATGAGGTGAAATCCACACGATTTTTATAACCACCGTAAGCCCCATGTCCCCACGGGTATGGTTAAAAGGCAAGCGTAGAAGGTACAATGCATTTTGAGTGAGCATGTAATGGCTATCCCCACCCCCACATCAAGGCTGCATGTTTTCGCGAAAACCTAAATTTCACGGCACCAATACTAAGTTAATCACTGCTCAGCGATGAAGTTAAGAAACACCAAGATTCACAGAAGCACGTGGACAAAACCAACATAACATGTTAAAAATATTAGAGTGTTTTATGAATAAGAATTTTGGTGGGGCCGCCGGGATTTGAACCCGGGTTCACCGGCGCTCCGTGCATCCCTTTCTGCGGGGCTGCGCCCCAGGCCGGCATCCTAGCCAGGCTAGACTACGGCCCCGTTTTGAGCGTGGTTTATGCATTGATTTTTGCTTTCGTGTTTTTAAGGTTTTCTTAGGGGTGGGTCTGCACGGTGGTGCTGGGCTTGGCGTTTCCTGGCCTTTTAATGCTGTGTGGTGTATTGGGGTGTGGAGGCACTTAGCCTACGTGAATTACTGGGAGTATTAGCCCTACTATGAATGTGAGTATTGCTATTATGAGTGCCGCTAGGAACGCCCTGCCCAAGCCGTCGCGTGCATCCATTAGGTGTGTGGCCACGTAAATTATCAATGTGGTTATCACAAGCCCCACTATGAAGTAAAGGGCGCTGGTGATCAGCATAACTGACGAGTCGCTTGAACCATTAATTTAAACTTTATCAGCACCTGCGGTGATTACTACGTGAATTCTTAACAGTCCCTGCCTGACTTAGGATGAGGATTCTTATGGGGTTGCTGGGGGTTTGTTTTTTGTTTTTGTGTTTGGTTCTTTGTGTTCTTTGGATGGTTTTTGGGGTTTGGTGTTGCTTTCTTGGTTAATCATTACAATGGAGATAAAAAGATAAAGATTATATAGTGGATTATGATGGGTGGTGGTGTGCTTGGTAAAGTGTTGGGAATAGTGGGTCTGGTGTTGTTGTTCGTGACTGTTTTTCTGATTCTCACCGGTCATGGGTTAAGTGGTGGTTTGGTGCGTGGTGGTCGATTAAGTGCTCCCGATGAGTCGTTGAGTGCTTTGTCCGTTGTTTCCATGCCCATTAACGTCTCGGTCTTCGCTGTTGGTCCCAGCCCCCTACTAAATTAGGGGTTTGTTGCCCAATGCCTCTGTCACGCCCGTAACACTGAGCCAATTAGCGGAGACGCCTAATGGTAGTATCATAATCATTGATTGAAGTTACATAAAGCCACTGCTGGTTAGTGATTATGTTGAATCTCTCAAGCCCTGCCCTTTGTATACTGTCTAGGTTGCTCTCCAGGGGCGATTTCGTGGCTCTCTACGGTAATGCCAGTGATGAGGACTTAATGGGACTTGCCCCGGCTCTAGCATGGGACTAGGGGTGTGAATAACGAGTTAATCTTCTCCACGGGCAGTTCCTACGCGTTTAGGATGTTGCTAACGGCTGTTCCAGTGATACTAATGGGGGTGAGATCATGGAGATAGCCTATGGGGATAGGGATTGGCTAGCCATAGCACCAATACACACAAACCAACTAATAAACTACATAATACCATACACGATGATGAGAAACGGGCAAATAAACGCATTAGCAATGATACAGAATACAGACCCACCACCGACCCATGCTGGGAACTATGGTATAATCAATTCTACCCACAATCATCAAACGGAGCCTATGAGAATAGCAAGGTAACACTAATATGGTTAGCACCACAGTGGGATGGGCCATACCCCTCCGCGTATGGAAATGGTTTGGAGGCGTATAGTGATGGTAATGGTACATTCTACATTGACTCATGCCTAGAGTTCGCAAACATTGACGATGTTGGTTACGATACCGCGTACATAATAGCATCAGTTAATAACTACATAGATTATGCACTCACCTCCACTGCGGTTAGTAATGGTGGTTTTGAGTATTGGCAGCTCGGGGTTATGGACTACTACACGGGCTATGAGGATTACGTTAACGGACAATCAAGCGCCTTCTTCGGGAGTTATAATGGACTTAGTGGGGTTGAGCCTCAATCAACACCATTAACGATGCATTACATTGTGGGAGTGGGTACAGGGCCTGTGGGTCCAGTGCTTAAATTCGCAGTAACCTCCAGTGGCAGTGAGGGTATAAGCCTAACGGCACCACAGAACACAATGACTTCACTACCGCTTGCGACACCTTATGAGGATAACTTCACCTGGGTCTTCAAAATAAACAATGGCTATACAGCGGCGGGTTACTATAATTCCTTTGTGGACCCAATTGGCGATGCAGTATTATTCATACCCAGCTTTAATCCGAGTGATACCTACTTGGCGATTCTGCCCGTGGACTTTGAGAACCTAGTGGTGACTTCTACGCATTACTTTGGGCTATTCTGCACCTACGAACTCATGTGGACCGATGCAGAGTGGATCGTCATCATAACACCCGTCACCCAAACATCATCGGGTTACCTATTCAGCTTTAATGACACCGGTGTAACCTATTTCCCAGGAAATATACCAAACAGTTACCTAACAGGGCTAACCACCGCAACAACACTATGCAACTCCCTACCAACACCACCGTAAAGGGGGCGTGCTGGTTATCATCAAGAGGTTGTTAAAAAATACGTCTTTTAAAATCGCTTGGTATCAGCATTCCTTCATTATTCACTCACGGTACACACAAAATGAACATTAGAGAATTAGGTTGGGGATACGGAACCAATAAACCAGCACACAACAATGCAGACTAGAATTGAGGAAACACCATAGGTTTTCTCTCACTCAGTAAATAAAGAGCAAAGACGGTCAAAGCTTGGTGGGCCCGCCGGGATTTGAACCCGGGACCTCCCGGTCTCTGACATGGGTTATCAGCCTTACGCGGGGCTTTGGCCCCAGGGCGCTCCGACCTGGCTGAGCTACGGGCCCTCTGGTGTGGTGTATGTGGTGTGGTTGTTTCTGTGTTTTTAAGTTCTTTGTTTCGTGTTCTCGATCCAGTGTGCCCCCTCTGCTGGGCTAAATTTTTATAAGGTTTATTTATTCCCGTCTTTGATGCCGGAGTTAACGTTTACAACATCCGTGGTGGGTAGTTTCCCAAGGCCCAGGTGGCTTATTGAGGCCTTTGAGAAGTTCAACAGGGGTGAGATTGGTAGGGAGGATTTTGAGGAGTTGCTTGATGATGCTGTGAAGTTGACGGTTAAGGAGGAGGAGTTGGCTGGGCTTGATGTGATCACTGATGGTGAGCAGAGGAGGACTAGCTTCGTGGCCTTTGTGGGCCAGAAAATCCCAGGCTTCAAGCTTATCTACGTCACTGACATAAACCCGAGGGCGCTGGAGATTATGAAGCAGTACAAGGCTCAATTGACTTACTGGAGGGCCGTGGCCGTGGGTGAGATTAGGGACTCCATTATAGCCCTAGATGAGTTCAGGTTCACCAGGTCCGTGACCGACAGGAGGATTAAGGTCACACTACCCAGTCCATACCTCATAATGTGGGAGACCTGGGACGCGAAGTACTCTAGGGATGTTTATAAGGATCCGGAGGCCCTTGCTGAGGCCTACTCCAGGGTTCTTAGGCAGGAGATCATTAGGCTTAGGGATGCGGGTGTTGACTTTATACAACTTGATGAGCCCATGCTCGGTGACCTCACGGAGGCTAAGGAGGATGAGCCCGATAGGTATAGGAAGGTCATTGAGGCAATTCACGGGCAGAAGTACAGGGGTTTTAGGAATGAGCTTTACCTGGCCAGGGACTTGATTAATGAGACCATTAAGGGCATTGATGGTGTTAGGATTGGCATGCACATGGACAGGTGGCCCAACCCAGACTCCCCATTCTACGGTGTGGGTTTTGAGAGGTTGGCGCCCGTGGTTTACGACATTAAGGTGAAGCAGTACGTGCTTGAGTACGCTAGCCCAGGGAGTGGTGATCCAGCCGTGTTTGCTAGGGATTTACCCAGTGATAAGGAGTTGGGCCTTGGTGTTATTGATGTTAGGAACCCGCAGGTTGAGGATCCCAAGGTTGTGGTTCAGAGGGTTGAGCGTGTAATTGGGGTTCTTGACCCAAAGAGGATTTGGCTTAACCCTGATTGTGGCTTCGCCCCCGGTATGTACCGTAAGTTTGAGCGTAGGATCGCCTTCGCCAAGGTCAGGGCTATGGTTGAGGCCGCCAGGATGCTGAGGAGTAAGTATGGTGAGAAGTGATTAGGGTTGCTGGGCCTCCTCAATCTTAACCTTCTTCTGGCTCTTGTACATCTCCAGTATCTCCTTAACCGTGGTCGCCTGCTCGGGTGATTTATCAGTCCTATACCTGCCGGTGAACCTGGGGAACCTTATGGCTAGGCCCACGTCGGGCCTTATTGCGCCCATGCAG
This window harbors:
- a CDS encoding cobalamin-independent methionine synthase II family protein, which produces MPELTFTTSVVGSFPRPRWLIEAFEKFNRGEIGREDFEELLDDAVKLTVKEEELAGLDVITDGEQRRTSFVAFVGQKIPGFKLIYVTDINPRALEIMKQYKAQLTYWRAVAVGEIRDSIIALDEFRFTRSVTDRRIKVTLPSPYLIMWETWDAKYSRDVYKDPEALAEAYSRVLRQEIIRLRDAGVDFIQLDEPMLGDLTEAKEDEPDRYRKVIEAIHGQKYRGFRNELYLARDLINETIKGIDGVRIGMHMDRWPNPDSPFYGVGFERLAPVVYDIKVKQYVLEYASPGSGDPAVFARDLPSDKELGLGVIDVRNPQVEDPKVVVQRVERVIGVLDPKRIWLNPDCGFAPGMYRKFERRIAFAKVRAMVEAARMLRSKYGEK